One Vicugna pacos unplaced genomic scaffold, VicPac4 scaffold_21, whole genome shotgun sequence DNA window includes the following coding sequences:
- the LOC140694382 gene encoding olfactory receptor 5G9-like, producing the protein MIILIRLNFCSHTLMYYFLSHLSFVDIRFSSVVNHKMLADFFTEQKAISFLGCALQQWFSGLFVAIECLLLASMAICNPLLYSVAISQRLCIQLVAGPYTVGFLNTMTHTTAAFRLPFCRSQVINHFVCDLSPLLSLMCADTQINKLLVFIVAGAILVVSSLTIVISYFYILLAILRVCSAAGRCKDFSMCSSCFTAVSILYGALFPIYVRPGAVFSLNLDKVVSIFYTAVIPMLNPLIYSLRNIEVKAAMCRTITRRKFCIRR; encoded by the coding sequence ATGATTATCCTCATCCGGCTCAATTTCTGCTCCCACACACTGATGTACTACTTTCTCAGTCACCTGTCCTTTGTGGACATCCGCTTTTCGTCAGTGGTGAACCACAAGATGCTCGCCGACTTCTTCACTGAGCAGAAAGCCATCTCCTTCCTGGGATGTGCCTTGCAGCAGTGGTTCTCTGGGCTCTTTGTGGCCATTGAGTGCCTTCTCCTGGCATCCATGGCCATCTGTAACCCGCTGCTGTATTCCGTTGCCATATCCCAGAGGCTCTGCATACAGCTGGTGGCGGGACCCTACACTGTGGGGTTTCTGAACACCATGACTCACACAACAGCTGCTTTTCGACTTCCCTTTTGTCGCTCCCAAGTAATCAATCATTTCGTCTGTGACTTGTCCCCTCTGCTTTCTCTCATGTGTGCAGACACCCAGATCAATAAGTTGCTAGTTTTCATTGTGGCTGGAGCTATCCTCGTGGTCAGTAGCCTGACCATTGTCATCTCCTATTTTTACATTCTCCTTGCCATCCTGAGGGTCTGCTCTGCTGCTGGGAGGTGCAAAGACTTCTCCATGTGCTCTTCCTGTTTCACAGCCGTTTCCATCTTGTACGGGGCTCTCTTCCCTATCTATGTGAGGCCAGGGGCAGTTTTCTCTTTGAACCTCGATAAAGTGGTGTCCATATTCTACACAGCAGTCATCCCCATGTTGAATCCTCTCATCTACAGCTTGAGAAATATAGAAGTGAAAGCTGCCATGTGTAGGACCATCACCAGAAGGAAGTTTTGCATCAGAAGATAG